CATACCGCTGGAATAGGTTTTTACAGGCTGGTACACAAAATCCCCAATATCTGCAAAATCCAGAATATCCTGAAGCTTTCCCTCCATTTCCTTCCTGGAAAACCCCATCATAGTGCCGTTCATATATATATTTTCAATTCCCGTATAATCCATATTAAAGCCTGCCCCTAATTCCAGCAGGGCAGAAATCACTCCGTCTACCTTAGCCTCCCCGGAAGTAGGAGTAAGGACTCCTGTAATAATCTTTAAAATTGTGGACTTTCCGGAACCGTTAGTGCCTATAATCCCTACTGATTCCCCTTTTTTCACATGAAAGGAAATTCCGTTTAACGCATAAAAGTCCCTGTGATAATTCTTATGCACCGGACTTAAAGATTCCTTTAAACGGTCAATAGGCTTATCATATAATTTATAAATTTTCGTCACATTTCTGACCTCAATAGCATAATCGCTGTTTGTTTTATTCATTGGATTCCTCCGTCGGTGGTTCATAAACCTGAATTTATATGGCTTATGGCCTGCGTGGACATTATACCATACCTTTTCTTTTTTTTATAGAGGTTCTTTTTTTACAGAGCTATAATATTGGCTGAAAATTCCTTAAAAAATGTGAATTTATTGTAAATTTTAAAGTTTCTTGTTGACAAGGCAATTCTTCTATGGTTTAATCAGGGCAAATCCAGAAAAGGAGGGATAATATGGATTTTTTAACAATGACAATCGTCAAACAGAAAAATATAGCATTAATTGCCCATGACAGTAAAAAGCATGAGCTGATTCAGTGGTGCGAAGCAAATAAAGAAATTCTGAAGGGACATTTTCTCTGTGGAACAGGTACCACAGCCCGTATGATTACAGAGTACACAGGACTTCCTGTAAAAGGTTACAACAGCGGACCTTTAGGTGGAGATCAGCAGATCGGCGCAAAGATTGTAGAGGGGAGAATAGATTTTGTGATTTTCTTTTCTGATCCTCTCACAGCTCAGCCCCATGACCCTGACGTAAAAGCCCTGCTGCGCATCGCCCAGGTATACGATATCCCAATTGCCAACAACAAAGCTACAGCGGACTTTATGATTACCTCTAAGTTTATGGATTCTGAGTATGAGCACAGGATTATTAACTTTCACCAGAATATTAAGGAGCGGGCCAACACTTTGTAAAACCTTAAAAGTGATTTATATGGCCGGAAATTTCAGCAGCCCTGAGAAGGATTTATTTGTATTCTTCACAGGGCTGTTATGTTATTATGTTTCATTTTTCGTAAAAAGCCTACACCTCTCCCCCGTGGTCTCTTAACCACTTTCTTCTGACTTTATAATCAGGCAGAATCTGCTCCACCTCTTTCCAGAAAAGTGGGGAGTGGTTCATATGCTTTCTGTGAGCCAGTTCGTGAACCACCACATAGTCTAACACTTCCTCAGGCATTAGGG
The window above is part of the Lachnoclostridium edouardi genome. Proteins encoded here:
- a CDS encoding methylglyoxal synthase, translated to MDFLTMTIVKQKNIALIAHDSKKHELIQWCEANKEILKGHFLCGTGTTARMITEYTGLPVKGYNSGPLGGDQQIGAKIVEGRIDFVIFFSDPLTAQPHDPDVKALLRIAQVYDIPIANNKATADFMITSKFMDSEYEHRIINFHQNIKERANTL